One Phoenix dactylifera cultivar Barhee BC4 unplaced genomic scaffold, palm_55x_up_171113_PBpolish2nd_filt_p 000765F, whole genome shotgun sequence genomic region harbors:
- the LOC120107104 gene encoding cytochrome P450 703A2, producing the protein MEPVIVDVVLVSVIFFALILLSRLARNRFQISQLRLPPGPPRWPIFGNLLQLGLLPHKDLAQFCATYGPLVYLRLGTVDVITTNDPDVIREILLRQDDVFASRPRTLAAAHLAYGCGDVALAPLGPHWKWMRRICMEHLLTTKRLDSFSGHRAHEAQHLVQDVWSRAKAGEPVNLRQVLGAFSMNNVTRMLLGKQYFGPESAGPNEAMEFMHITHELFCLLGMIYLGDYLPFWRWFDPSGCERKMREVEKKVDEFHQKIIDEHRKAREEKKDVGGEYGDVVGMDFVDVLLSLPGEDGKEHMDDVEIKALMQDMIAAATDTSSVTNEWAMAEVIKNPRILRKVQEELDLFVGRDRMVCETDLAHLTYLRCVVKETFRMHPAGPFLIPHESIGPTKLMGYDIPAKTRVFINTHALGRNTRIWADVDEFWPERHLTDDGQRVEISHGPDFKILPFSAGKRKCPGAPLGVVMVLMALARLFHCFDWSPPDGLQPEDIDTQEVYGMTMPKAKPLVAVARPRLATHLYC; encoded by the exons ATGGAACCAGTAATTGTAGATGTGGTTCTTGTGTCTGTCATCTTCTTTGCTCTCATCCTACTCTCCAGGCTTGCTAGAAACAGATTCCAGATCTCCCAGTTACGTCTGCCACCAGGCCCACCAAGATGGCCCATATTTGGTAACCTCCTGCAATTAGGCCTTCTTCCCCATAAGGACCTAGCCCAGTTCTGTGCCACCTATGGGCCTCTTGTCTATCTTCGCCTAGGGACAGTCGATGTCATCACCACCAATGACCCCGATGTCATCCGTGAGATACTCCTCCGGCAGGATGATGTGTTCGCCTCCCGACCTCGAACGTTAGCCGCTGCCCATCTAGCCTATGGCTGCGGCGACGTGGCACTTGCTCCACTGGGCCCACATTGGAAGTGGATGAGGAGGATATGCATGGAGCACCTCCTGACAACCAAGCGGCTCGATTCATTCTCGGGCCACCGAGCCCATGAGGCCCAACACCTTGTTCAAGATGTTTGGTCTAGGGCCAAGGCTGGGGAGCCTGTGAACCTGAGGCAGGTCCTGGGTGCCTTCTCCATGAACAATGTGACGAGGATGCTACTGGGGAAGCAGTATTTTGGGCCAGAGTCGGCTGGGCCTAACGAGGCAATGGAGTTCATGCACATTACCCATGAGTTGTTCTGTCTCTTGGGCATGATATATCTTGGTGATTACCTTCCTTTTTGGAGATGGTTTGATCCATCTGGTTGTGAAAGGAAGATGAGGGAAGTAGAGAAGAAGGTAGATGAGTTCCACCAGAAGATCATTGATGAGCATAGGAAggcaagggaggagaagaaggatgtTGGTGGTGAGTATGGTGATGTGGTAGGGATGGACTTTGTCGATGTGTTGCTTTCGCTGCCTGGAGAGGATGGGAAGGAACATATGGATGATGTAGAAATCAAAGCTCTAATGCAG GACATGATTGCCGCAGCCACCGATACGTCGTCGGTGACCAACGAATGGGCCATGGCAGAGGTGATCAAGAACCCACGGATCCTTCGAAAGGTCCAAGAAGAGCTTGACCTGTTTGTGGGCCGGGACCGCATGGTGTGTGAAACAGACCTGGCTCATTTGACCTACCTACGGTGTGTCGTTAAGGAGACCTTCCGGATGCACCCAGCCGGCCCATTTCTCATCCCCCATGAGTCCATTGGACCAACCAAGCTAATGGGCTACGACATTCCGGCCAAGACTCGTGTCTTCATCAACACACATGCTCTTGGGAGGAACACCCGCATTTGGGCTGATGTTGATGAGTTCTGGCCGGAGAGACACTTGACGGATGACGGTCAGCGAGTGGAAATAAGTCATGGGCCGGACTTCAAGATCTTACCATTCAGTGCGGGGAAGCGCAAGTGTCCCGGTGCACCACTTGGAGTTGTGATGGTCCTGATGGCTTTGGCAAGGCTCTTCCATTGCTTCGACTGGTCGCCCCCAGATGGACTTCAGCCCGAGGATATCGACACCCAAGAGGTCTATGGGATGACCATGCCAAAGGCCAAGCCTCTGGTGGCGGTGGCCAGGCCTCGGCTGGCAACTCATCTATACTGCTGA